In a single window of the Gloeocapsa sp. DLM2.Bin57 genome:
- the wcaF gene encoding colanic acid biosynthesis acetyltransferase WcaF encodes MKTVDLRKYDQSGFDRGRPTWFILLWWLVQSIGFPLSLHNFNWFRCALLRLFGAKIGEQVIIRPTARFTYPWKVTIGDYSWIGDNVTFYSLDNIEIGSHTVISQKSYLCTGSHDLEDIHFGLITAPIIVGSGVWIATDCFIAPGVIIGNNTVVGARSSVFNDLSENLVAWGNPCRPQYPRKLTKNKLNSPIL; translated from the coding sequence ATGAAAACAGTAGATTTACGTAAATATGACCAATCGGGATTCGACAGAGGACGTCCAACTTGGTTTATTTTACTCTGGTGGTTAGTACAAAGTATTGGTTTTCCTTTGAGCTTACACAATTTTAACTGGTTTCGATGTGCACTGTTGCGTCTATTTGGCGCTAAAATTGGTGAACAAGTTATTATTCGTCCTACAGCTAGATTTACTTATCCTTGGAAAGTAACCATTGGTGATTATAGTTGGATTGGCGATAATGTCACCTTTTATAGTCTAGATAATATTGAGATTGGTTCTCATACGGTAATTTCCCAAAAATCTTATCTCTGTACTGGTAGTCATGATCTAGAAGATATACACTTTGGGTTGATTACTGCACCAATTATTGTTGGTAGTGGTGTTTGGATAGCTACAGACTGTTTTATAGCTCCTGGAGTAATCATTGGTAATAATACAGTGGTAGGAGCGCGTAGCAGTGTTTTTAATGATTTATCTGAAAATTTAGTCGCTTGGGGGAATCCCTGTCGTCCTCAATATCCGAGAAAGTTGACAAAAAATAAGCTCAACTCTCCAATTTTGTAA
- the urtE gene encoding urea ABC transporter ATP-binding subunit UrtE: MLQITNLNVYYGESHILRDVDMNIPTGEMVCLIGRNGVGKTTLMKTIMGLLKPRTGTIIYDDKDLLRYSTDKRARLGIGYVPQGREIIPRLTVKENLLLGLESLGDRGNGKSEIPETIYELFPVLETMLSRMGGDLSGGQQQQLAIARALMGQPRLLLLDEPTEGIQPSIILEIEAAVRKIIQATGISVLLVEQHLHFVRQADRYYAMQKGGIVASGLTEDLSKEIIQEFLAV, translated from the coding sequence ATGCTACAGATTACTAATTTAAACGTTTACTATGGTGAGAGTCATATTCTGCGAGATGTAGATATGAATATACCTACAGGGGAAATGGTGTGTTTAATTGGGCGTAATGGGGTTGGTAAAACAACTCTGATGAAAACGATTATGGGCTTACTCAAGCCTCGTACTGGTACAATTATTTACGACGATAAAGACTTATTGCGCTATTCTACAGATAAACGTGCACGCTTAGGTATTGGTTATGTTCCCCAGGGAAGGGAAATTATACCCCGTTTAACGGTAAAAGAAAATTTACTGTTGGGTTTAGAGAGTCTAGGAGACAGAGGGAATGGTAAATCAGAAATACCCGAAACGATTTACGAATTATTTCCCGTCTTAGAGACGATGTTATCTCGGATGGGAGGTGATTTAAGTGGAGGACAACAACAACAATTAGCGATCGCTCGTGCTTTAATGGGACAACCCCGTCTGTTATTATTAGATGAACCCACAGAAGGTATTCAACCCTCGATTATTTTAGAGATTGAAGCTGCAGTACGTAAAATTATCCAAGCTACAGGTATTTCAGTATTATTGGTAGAACAACATTTACACTTTGTCCGTCAAGCTGATAGATATTATGCTATGCAAAAAGGAGGTATTGTTGCTTCTGGTTTAACCGAGGATTTAAGTAAAGAAATTATTCAAGAATTCTTAGCGGTATAA
- a CDS encoding phosphorylase, whose protein sequence is MSTIILESKDFQQKLKNQISLAQQTGALQSIPTAYEIISNGGIDFVVRIVKNLRRKQEAQQKEALKPNFNPFLPYETDLFVTDISDTHLCLLNKYNVIDEHLLIVTREFEEQEKLLNFADFLGLWAILAHFDGLAFYNAGKIAGASVKHKHLQLIPLELAPGVPGIPIEGVMNNVEWKQSIGIIKAFPFSHVYTKLEYQESKTIAELAQISLNSYQKLLTALNLTEGAPYNLLMRREWMLIIPRSQPGYQEIGINSLGFAGAMLVRHQEELDFVKEYQPLNILRAVAITK, encoded by the coding sequence ATGAGCACAATTATTTTAGAATCAAAAGACTTCCAGCAAAAACTCAAAAACCAAATATCTCTAGCTCAACAAACAGGAGCATTACAGTCTATTCCCACCGCTTATGAAATAATATCTAATGGTGGGATAGATTTTGTCGTTAGAATTGTTAAGAATTTAAGACGTAAACAAGAAGCACAACAAAAAGAAGCGCTCAAACCCAACTTTAACCCTTTTCTACCCTACGAAACAGATTTATTTGTGACAGATATTTCTGATACTCACTTATGTCTATTGAATAAATATAATGTCATAGATGAGCACTTATTGATTGTTACTCGTGAGTTTGAAGAACAAGAAAAATTGCTCAATTTCGCTGATTTCCTAGGACTTTGGGCAATTTTAGCCCATTTTGACGGGTTAGCCTTTTACAACGCTGGCAAAATAGCAGGAGCTTCTGTTAAACACAAACATTTACAATTGATTCCTTTAGAATTAGCTCCAGGAGTTCCTGGGATTCCTATTGAAGGAGTTATGAATAATGTCGAGTGGAAACAATCAATTGGAATAATTAAAGCTTTTCCCTTCAGTCATGTTTATACTAAATTGGAATATCAAGAATCCAAGACAATAGCAGAATTAGCTCAAATTAGTTTAAATAGCTATCAAAAATTATTAACCGCTTTGAATTTAACCGAGGGCGCACCCTATAATTTATTAATGCGAAGAGAATGGATGTTAATAATTCCGCGCTCTCAACCTGGTTATCAAGAGATTGGTATCAATTCTTTAGGTTTTGCAGGTGCAATGTTAGTGCGTCATCAAGAGGAATTAGATTTTGTTAAGGAATATCAACCCTTAAATATTCTTCGAGCAGTTGCAATTACTAAATAG